From a single Aliarcobacter faecis genomic region:
- a CDS encoding site-specific integrase yields MRGSVYYQSSQLVKQIFQEGAKKEDKINPNHEYYQIVSSYKTMESYRRVWNNFFNYLKEHWKIKDFEKISSEHVHAYMDYKIEYYPSKQYLEKISAALGKLEIALKNFSKNIHKIEKYYDFSIRQTILNEARDLKLVANNYHNRAYKKPMLLISNLKNPINQLAAKIQLEGGARIEGVALIKPEQLLRIKIDKVTQVEKGIIYTKEKGGKQGEVLVSLKTYAELENYLSLNSKFKINRQDYYNDIKQAALISKEVSEGSHGLRWNFAKRRMFEYGKADYTYSDSLQQVSYEMKHNRASITEHYLGG; encoded by the coding sequence ATGAGAGGAAGTGTTTACTACCAAAGCTCACAGTTAGTAAAACAAATATTTCAAGAAGGAGCAAAAAAAGAAGATAAAATAAATCCAAATCATGAATACTACCAAATTGTTTCAAGCTATAAAACCATGGAGAGTTACAGAAGAGTTTGGAACAATTTTTTTAACTATTTAAAAGAGCATTGGAAGATAAAAGATTTTGAGAAAATTAGTTCAGAACATGTTCATGCTTACATGGATTATAAGATTGAATACTATCCTTCAAAACAATATCTTGAAAAAATTTCAGCTGCACTTGGAAAACTAGAAATTGCATTAAAAAACTTTTCAAAAAATATTCACAAGATAGAAAAATATTATGATTTTTCAATTAGGCAAACTATTTTAAATGAAGCAAGAGATTTAAAACTTGTAGCAAATAATTATCATAATCGTGCATATAAAAAACCAATGCTTTTAATTTCAAATTTAAAAAATCCTATTAATCAACTTGCAGCTAAAATTCAACTTGAAGGTGGAGCTAGAATTGAAGGAGTTGCATTAATAAAACCTGAACAACTTCTTAGAATTAAAATTGATAAAGTAACACAAGTTGAAAAAGGAATTATCTATACAAAGGAAAAAGGTGGAAAGCAAGGTGAAGTCTTAGTATCACTTAAAACTTATGCTGAATTAGAAAATTATCTATCATTAAATTCAAAATTTAAAATCAATCGACAAGATTATTATAACGATATAAAACAAGCAGCACTTATTTCAAAAGAAGTTTCTGAAGGAAGTCATGGTCTTAGATGGAACTTTGCAAAAAGAAGAATGTTTGAATATGGAAAAGCTGATTACACTTATTCTGATTCACTTCAACAAGTTAGTTATGAGATGAAGCATAATAGAGCTAGTATTACTGAACACTATTTGGGAGGATGA
- a CDS encoding TOTE conflict system archaeo-eukaryotic primase domain-containing protein, translating to MTLFELREKLQHLESQRINLDNEILQTKREIEKLSPFSKEQKIELFKSLFIGRYDVFAKYWISSDGLKKGYSPTTYTFKGSDYIPISNQIIQQHLQGKIRLGTYVVVNQTFVKFLVIDLDKASFIEDSRAINKISHSLGLKPLIELSKSGNGIHIWYFFELPIKAKDARKLGDIIITKAMDSSSGIDMTSYDRMFPNQDFVSPDALGNLVALPLHYGSRCENKTVFIDINTMQPFENQWEELQNLSKISFYQVSAILKEHLLNSNYDETLMPWEIKQEKPLVFPKITKAILYDALYIEKQNLSKEVLNKLQRLSSFSNPEFFVLQNLRKSTFNTPRIITSFDINEKYIIVPRGLTQKIINLFNSNKAQLTIEDKRFIKSIHKLNFTLTLKDEQKLALGKILIQDYSILIAPPGFGKTAIAAAVIEKKKLTH from the coding sequence ATGACTCTTTTTGAACTTAGAGAAAAACTACAACATTTAGAATCGCAAAGAATTAATTTAGATAATGAGATTCTACAAACAAAAAGAGAGATAGAAAAGTTATCACCTTTTTCAAAAGAACAAAAGATAGAACTTTTTAAATCTCTTTTTATTGGTAGATATGATGTTTTCGCAAAATATTGGATAAGTTCTGATGGATTAAAAAAAGGTTATTCCCCAACAACTTACACTTTTAAAGGAAGTGATTATATTCCAATTTCAAATCAGATTATTCAACAACACCTTCAAGGAAAAATTAGACTTGGTACCTATGTTGTAGTTAATCAAACTTTTGTTAAGTTTTTAGTAATTGATTTAGATAAAGCAAGTTTTATTGAAGATTCAAGAGCTATAAATAAAATATCACATAGTCTTGGATTAAAACCATTAATTGAACTTTCTAAATCAGGAAATGGAATACACATTTGGTACTTCTTTGAGTTACCAATCAAAGCAAAAGATGCTAGAAAATTAGGTGATATAATTATTACAAAAGCTATGGATTCAAGTAGTGGGATTGATATGACAAGCTATGATAGAATGTTTCCAAATCAAGATTTTGTATCACCTGATGCATTAGGGAATTTAGTAGCGCTTCCATTGCACTACGGCTCAAGATGTGAAAATAAAACGGTTTTTATAGACATTAATACTATGCAACCCTTTGAGAATCAATGGGAAGAATTACAAAATCTTTCAAAAATATCATTTTATCAAGTATCAGCAATTTTAAAAGAGCATTTACTAAATTCAAACTATGATGAAACCTTAATGCCTTGGGAAATCAAACAAGAAAAGCCTTTAGTATTTCCAAAAATAACAAAAGCAATTTTATATGATGCTTTATATATTGAAAAACAAAATCTCTCAAAAGAAGTATTAAACAAACTTCAAAGATTATCAAGCTTTTCAAATCCAGAGTTTTTTGTATTGCAAAATTTACGAAAATCAACCTTTAATACTCCAAGAATAATTACATCCTTTGATATAAATGAAAAATACATTATTGTTCCAAGAGGGCTTACTCAAAAAATCATTAATCTTTTTAATTCTAATAAAGCACAGCTTACTATTGAAGACAAGCGATTTATAAAATCTATTCATAAATTAAATTTCACACTTACTTTAAAAGATGAACAAAAACTAGCTTTAGGAAAAATACTCATTCAAGATTATTCAATTTTAATTGCACCTCCAGGATTTGGTAAGACTGCTATTGCAGCTGCAGTAATTGAAAAAAAAAAGTTAACACATTAA
- a CDS encoding DEAD/DEAH box helicase has translation MVNKSNLLDQWIERLCEYFQIDIKTIGKLGNGKKKLNSSLDIATLQSLKNKPELIEDYSQIIIDEVHHIPAVSFEVPLKRFKGKFILGLSATPARQDGMHQIMFMQCGEIAYESKKEIKKVHTLKTVISTFEALSDDFSLILNEMVENFDRNNLIISEIEKLKDRNILVLSERIEHLNILYHLLDAKKIKSTLIHGGLKSKMKKEFLKEANSSSIILSTSSFIGEGIDFSHLDAIVLAMPISYWGRIVQYLGRIGRNGQDCVAIDFFDENTPILRSSFHKRQRGYKKMGYVPTNGKGLF, from the coding sequence TTGGTAAATAAAAGCAATTTACTTGATCAATGGATTGAGCGACTTTGTGAGTATTTTCAGATTGATATTAAAACCATAGGAAAACTTGGAAATGGAAAGAAAAAACTAAATTCAAGTCTAGATATAGCCACCTTGCAATCACTAAAAAATAAACCTGAACTAATTGAAGATTATTCTCAAATTATTATTGATGAAGTTCATCATATTCCAGCTGTTTCATTTGAAGTTCCTCTTAAAAGATTTAAAGGTAAATTTATTTTAGGACTTAGTGCAACACCTGCAAGGCAAGATGGAATGCATCAAATTATGTTTATGCAATGTGGAGAAATTGCTTATGAATCTAAAAAAGAGATTAAAAAAGTACATACATTAAAAACAGTTATTTCTACATTTGAAGCATTAAGTGATGATTTTTCACTAATTTTAAATGAAATGGTTGAAAATTTTGATAGAAATAATCTCATAATATCTGAAATTGAAAAATTAAAAGATAGAAATATTTTAGTACTTAGCGAAAGAATTGAGCATTTAAATATTTTATATCATCTATTAGATGCAAAAAAGATAAAATCAACTCTTATACATGGTGGGTTAAAATCAAAAATGAAAAAAGAGTTTTTAAAAGAAGCAAACAGCTCTTCAATTATTTTATCCACTAGTTCTTTTATTGGCGAGGGAATAGATTTTTCTCATTTAGATGCTATTGTTCTTGCTATGCCTATTTCATATTGGGGAAGAATAGTTCAATATCTTGGAAGAATTGGAAGGAATGGACAAGATTGTGTAGCAATTGATTTTTTTGATGAAAATACTCCAATATTAAGATCAAGTTTTCACAAAAGACAAAGAGGATATAAGAAGATGGGTTACGTTCCAACAAATGGAAAAGGTTTATTTTAA
- a CDS encoding type IV toxin-antitoxin system AbiEi family antitoxin domain-containing protein: MKTIELKNALPLSIFSHEMVSSILEKSFSNVNEKISNLIRNGDLIRLKKGFYTFSKPYQTKPIDLISVANSLYTPSYVSFDYALSFYGMIPERVSEITSATSKNEKLFETPIGRFSYKKVSIEAYSLGVDWIYDDIEGGKFIATPEKALCDKIKYDRGIGTLTQTSMSEYLKYDLRLDITKPLNYELIEIIAKAYKSRNLKTLATLVKKGKI; encoded by the coding sequence ATGAAAACAATAGAACTAAAAAATGCTTTACCATTGAGTATATTTTCACATGAGATGGTATCTTCAATACTTGAAAAATCATTTAGTAATGTAAATGAAAAGATATCAAATCTTATTAGAAATGGTGATTTAATAAGATTAAAAAAAGGCTTTTATACATTTTCTAAACCATATCAAACAAAACCAATTGATTTAATAAGTGTTGCAAACAGTTTATATACTCCTTCTTATGTATCTTTTGATTATGCACTAAGTTTTTATGGAATGATACCTGAGCGAGTTAGTGAAATTACATCCGCTACAAGTAAAAACGAAAAACTTTTTGAAACACCAATAGGAAGATTTAGTTATAAAAAAGTAAGTATTGAAGCTTACTCTTTAGGCGTTGATTGGATTTATGATGATATTGAAGGTGGAAAATTTATAGCAACCCCTGAAAAAGCATTATGTGATAAAATAAAATATGATAGAGGCATTGGAACTTTAACTCAAACTTCAATGAGTGAATATTTAAAATATGATTTAAGACTTGATATCACAAAACCTTTAAATTATGAACTTATAGAGATAATTGCAAAAGCATATAAATCAAGAAATTTAAAAACATTAGCCACATTAGTAAAAAAAGGTAAAATATGA
- a CDS encoding nucleotidyl transferase AbiEii/AbiGii toxin family protein yields the protein MTHPALLKMLEKYDLTNSNSSYDALREILQEIVLLGLYDAGFFKHAAFYGGTALRILHNLPRFSEDLDFSLLEVNPNFDLKPFQEAIIDTLKSFGFDITIEIKDKSSNSTIASAFVKGNTIEHLLNINAPKDITNKIHKDQTVKIKLEVDTNPPLNFQTQNIIRLTPRPFSINAFTLDSLYAGKMHAILCRAWSTRPKGRDWYDLIWYIANSLELDSIHLKARLSQSCKYLESNEIKIQDTLTKENIKELLLERLETLDVEKAKSDVQPFIKDIKEIELWSKEFFVAVIENIKVK from the coding sequence ATGACTCATCCAGCACTTTTAAAAATGTTAGAAAAATATGATTTAACAAATTCAAATAGTAGTTACGATGCTTTAAGAGAGATACTACAAGAAATAGTACTCCTTGGACTTTATGATGCAGGATTTTTCAAACATGCTGCTTTTTATGGTGGAACTGCTTTGAGAATTTTACACAATCTTCCAAGATTTTCAGAAGATTTAGACTTTTCACTTCTTGAAGTAAACCCAAATTTTGATTTAAAACCATTTCAAGAAGCTATTATTGATACATTAAAATCATTTGGATTTGATATAACTATAGAAATTAAAGATAAGAGTTCAAATAGTACAATAGCTTCTGCTTTTGTAAAAGGAAATACAATTGAGCATCTATTAAATATAAATGCTCCAAAAGATATAACAAATAAAATTCATAAAGATCAAACAGTAAAAATTAAATTAGAAGTTGATACAAATCCACCTTTAAATTTTCAAACACAAAATATTATTAGATTAACACCAAGACCATTTTCTATAAATGCTTTCACATTAGATTCTTTATATGCAGGAAAAATGCATGCAATTTTATGTAGGGCTTGGAGTACAAGACCAAAAGGAAGAGATTGGTATGATTTAATTTGGTATATTGCAAACAGTCTTGAACTTGATTCTATTCATTTAAAAGCGAGATTATCTCAAAGTTGCAAATATTTAGAGTCTAATGAAATAAAAATTCAAGATACTCTTACAAAAGAGAATATCAAAGAGTTATTACTAGAAAGGTTAGAAACTCTTGATGTTGAAAAAGCAAAAAGTGATGTTCAGCCCTTTATAAAAGATATAAAAGAAATTGAACTTTGGTCAAAAGAGTTTTTTGTAGCTGTAATTGAAAATATAAAAGTAAAATAA
- a CDS encoding GNAT family N-acetyltransferase: protein MKNISTNKIDNKNILIVKMDKSMLCEVSQIASITLGSSFVNEDILDNDINLCVKIDEEIVAYATTKFIDLDYLKKIIRDKKLHLDEGYQKIGYIDSIAVDENYSGYGIGTLLLKDTISKLREHKIGFAIMAGWINKDQVNIKKLAIKEGFKEEFIIEDFWKEDSIKFNFDCTACGKPPCLCSAIIYTKKL from the coding sequence ATGAAGAATATTAGTACAAATAAAATAGATAATAAAAATATCCTTATAGTTAAAATGGATAAATCAATGTTATGTGAAGTTTCACAAATAGCTTCTATAACATTAGGAAGCTCATTTGTTAATGAAGACATATTGGACAATGATATAAACTTATGTGTAAAAATAGATGAAGAAATAGTTGCTTATGCAACTACAAAATTTATAGATTTAGATTATTTAAAAAAAATTATAAGAGATAAGAAGTTACATTTAGATGAAGGATATCAAAAAATAGGATATATTGATTCAATTGCTGTTGATGAAAATTATTCAGGTTATGGTATTGGAACTTTACTGCTTAAAGATACAATTTCTAAATTAAGAGAACATAAAATAGGATTTGCAATAATGGCTGGCTGGATAAACAAAGACCAAGTTAATATTAAAAAATTAGCTATAAAAGAAGGATTCAAAGAAGAGTTTATAATTGAAGATTTCTGGAAAGAAGATAGTATTAAATTCAACTTTGATTGTACAGCTTGTGGAAAGCCTCCATGTTTATGTTCAGCTATAATTTATACAAAAAAATTGTAA
- a CDS encoding helix-turn-helix domain-containing protein — MEVDFSNSSKKEIEIFYKKISKNIKKYRLEKGLSQEKLALDIGVKSIAFYSNCESNRYQKHFNLEHLYKISKSLNINIEDLFK, encoded by the coding sequence ATGGAAGTAGATTTTAGTAACAGTTCTAAAAAAGAAATTGAAATTTTTTATAAAAAAATATCTAAAAATATTAAAAAATATAGATTAGAAAAAGGATTGTCTCAAGAAAAGTTAGCACTTGATATTGGTGTTAAATCGATTGCATTTTATTCAAACTGTGAAAGTAATAGATATCAAAAACACTTTAATTTAGAGCATTTATACAAGATATCAAAATCTTTAAATATAAATATTGAAGATCTATTTAAATAA
- a CDS encoding helix-turn-helix domain-containing protein, with protein MTKEEFCIRLKELNLTQKDFAEIAHVPYSTLNNWGCMANGKIIQVPTWVEPFLKHYSQSIKYDKVKKQVVQLLLEEMKQRKQNSTNQNKD; from the coding sequence ATGACAAAAGAAGAGTTTTGTATTAGATTAAAAGAGTTAAATCTTACACAAAAAGATTTTGCAGAGATTGCACACGTACCTTACTCAACCCTAAATAATTGGGGTTGTATGGCTAATGGTAAAATAATACAAGTTCCAACGTGGGTAGAGCCTTTTTTAAAGCATTATAGTCAATCTATAAAATATGATAAAGTAAAAAAACAAGTCGTTCAACTATTATTAGAAGAGATGAAACAAAGAAAACAAAATTCAACAAATCAAAATAAGGATTAA